One Azospirillum sp. B510 genomic window carries:
- a CDS encoding beta-ketoacyl-ACP synthase III codes for MVMRSRVLGCGFFLPSNVVTNQDLEQRVDTSDEWIVQRTGIRSRHIAAEGEKTSDLAIAAAIRALEHAGVAADSIDCILLATTTPDNTFPATATRVQAALGTRGFAMDIQAVCAGFVYALSVADNFLRSGQARRALVIGAETFSRLLDWNDRTTCVLFGDGAGAIVLEAYEAKGDSTDRGVLSTHLHSDGNQYDLLYVDGGVSTTGTIGHVRMHGQEIFRHAVSKLSAVVEEALAANGLESADIDWMVPHQANRRIIDGLARKMKLSPEKVVLTVDRHGNTSAASIPLALGEAVADGRIKRGDLILMEAIGGGLTWGSALIRW; via the coding sequence ATGGTCATGCGTTCCCGAGTTCTCGGTTGCGGCTTCTTCCTGCCGTCCAATGTCGTCACCAACCAGGATCTGGAACAGCGGGTGGATACGTCGGACGAATGGATCGTCCAGCGCACCGGCATCAGGTCCCGCCACATCGCCGCCGAGGGGGAGAAGACCTCCGACCTCGCCATCGCCGCGGCGATCCGCGCGCTGGAGCATGCCGGGGTCGCGGCGGACAGCATCGACTGCATCCTGCTGGCCACCACCACGCCGGACAACACCTTCCCGGCCACCGCCACCAGGGTGCAGGCCGCCCTGGGGACACGGGGCTTCGCCATGGACATCCAGGCGGTCTGCGCCGGCTTCGTCTATGCCCTGTCGGTCGCCGACAATTTCCTGCGCAGCGGTCAGGCGCGCCGCGCCCTGGTGATCGGGGCGGAGACCTTCTCCCGCCTGCTGGACTGGAACGACCGCACCACCTGCGTGCTGTTCGGCGACGGCGCCGGCGCCATCGTGCTGGAGGCCTATGAGGCCAAGGGCGACTCGACCGACCGCGGCGTGCTGTCCACCCATCTTCATTCCGACGGCAACCAGTACGACCTGCTCTATGTCGATGGCGGCGTGTCCACCACCGGCACCATCGGTCATGTCCGCATGCATGGGCAGGAGATTTTCCGCCATGCCGTCTCCAAGCTGTCGGCGGTGGTCGAGGAGGCGCTGGCCGCCAACGGGCTGGAGTCGGCCGACATCGACTGGATGGTTCCGCACCAGGCGAATCGCCGCATCATCGACGGGCTGGCCCGCAAGATGAAGCTGTCGCCGGAAAAGGTGGTGCTGACGGTCGACCGTCACGGCAACACCTCCGCCGCCTCGATCCCGCTGGCGCTGGGCGAGGCGGTGGCCGATGGCCGCATCAAGCGCGGCGATCTGATCCTGATGGAGGCCATCGGCGGCGGGCTGACCTGGGGGTCGGCGCTGATTCGCTGGTAA
- the plsX gene encoding phosphate acyltransferase PlsX has protein sequence MSQRLTIALDAMGGDLGPDMVVAGADIARERHPDVRFLLYGDQQRIEPLLNQRPALKAVAEIRHTADFVAGDAKPAVALRAGRQSSMRLAIDAVAAGDAACVVSAGNTGALMAMAKFVLKTLPGIDRPAIASFFPTQRGESVMLDLGANAECQPENLVQFAVMGAVFARAILGLPEPSIGVLNIGSEDMKGNEVVRAAAASLRAMPLPGRFHGFVEGNDIGLGTVDVIVTDGFTGNVALKTAEGTAKLFSEFLRRTFATSWLARIGYLLARGAFKRFRERIDPRRYNGAMFLGLRGVCVKSHGGTDAVGFANAVAVAINLATHGFNERIKEEMGRMADATPLPDTKAAAG, from the coding sequence GTGAGCCAGCGCCTGACCATCGCTCTGGATGCCATGGGGGGCGATCTCGGCCCCGACATGGTCGTTGCCGGTGCGGACATCGCACGGGAACGCCATCCCGACGTGCGTTTTCTGCTGTATGGCGACCAGCAGCGGATCGAACCGCTGCTGAACCAGCGGCCGGCGTTGAAGGCGGTGGCGGAAATCCGCCACACCGCCGACTTCGTCGCCGGTGACGCCAAGCCGGCGGTGGCGTTGCGCGCCGGGCGCCAGTCGAGCATGCGGCTCGCCATCGACGCCGTCGCGGCGGGCGACGCCGCCTGTGTGGTTTCGGCGGGGAACACCGGCGCCCTGATGGCGATGGCGAAATTCGTGCTGAAGACGCTGCCGGGCATCGACCGGCCGGCGATCGCCTCCTTCTTCCCGACTCAACGGGGTGAGAGCGTGATGCTGGATCTCGGCGCCAACGCCGAATGCCAGCCCGAGAATCTCGTCCAGTTCGCCGTGATGGGGGCCGTTTTCGCGCGTGCCATCCTCGGCCTGCCGGAACCGTCGATCGGCGTGCTGAACATCGGCTCGGAAGACATGAAGGGCAACGAGGTGGTGCGCGCCGCGGCGGCGAGCCTGCGCGCGATGCCGCTTCCCGGCCGCTTCCATGGCTTCGTCGAGGGCAACGACATCGGTCTGGGCACGGTCGACGTCATCGTCACCGACGGCTTCACCGGCAATGTCGCGCTGAAGACGGCGGAGGGGACGGCGAAGCTGTTCTCCGAGTTCCTGCGCCGCACCTTCGCGACCTCCTGGCTGGCGCGGATCGGCTATCTGCTGGCGCGCGGCGCCTTCAAGCGCTTCCGCGAGCGGATCGACCCGCGCCGCTACAACGGGGCGATGTTCCTCGGTCTGCGCGGCGTCTGCGTGAAGAGCCATGGCGGCACCGACGCGGTCGGCTTCGCCAATGCCGTGGCGGTCGCCATCAATCTGGCGACGCACGGTTTCAATGAACGCATCAAGGAGGAGATGGGGCGCATGGCCGACGCGACCCCTCTTCCCGACACGAAGGCGGCGGCGGGCTGA
- a CDS encoding restriction endonuclease subunit S — MPSPGSSSPASNCSQDGWLEHRHSFADSESDSQTGDISKAHGYLTKWTQTLNENGTKVSKVFPQGTVVIAIVGATIGETAILGQETYFPDSVIGITPKSEILVPEFVEYALRYWKQVFQDQAPETARANINIETLRPIPFMIPALVEQERFAAVYRSIHVKLSRNPSFGDDLFASLSQRAFRGEL; from the coding sequence GTGCCGTCGCCTGGGTCTTCATCGCCAGCGTCAAACTGCTCTCAAGACGGGTGGCTCGAACATAGACACAGCTTTGCCGATTCCGAGTCGGACTCTCAGACCGGGGACATTTCAAAAGCCCACGGCTATCTCACGAAATGGACACAGACGCTAAACGAAAATGGCACAAAAGTTAGCAAAGTATTTCCGCAGGGAACGGTTGTCATTGCAATCGTTGGCGCAACGATTGGCGAGACCGCCATTTTGGGTCAGGAAACATATTTTCCTGACAGCGTTATCGGTATCACACCTAAATCCGAGATTCTTGTTCCAGAGTTTGTCGAATATGCGCTCCGTTATTGGAAGCAAGTGTTTCAAGACCAAGCACCAGAGACGGCCAGAGCCAATATCAACATCGAAACCCTTAGGCCGATCCCGTTTATGATCCCGGCGCTGGTCGAACAGGAGCGCTTTGCAGCCGTATACAGGTCGATCCATGTCAAATTGTCTCGCAATCCCTCATTCGGTGATGATCTCTTCGCCTCCCTCTCCCAACGCGCCTTTCGCGGAGAGCTTTGA
- a CDS encoding ubiquinol-cytochrome C chaperone family protein, with product MSGRFIGDLLGRLGRRDRTAAAVGGLFTAIVAQAREPGFYRALAVPDTLDGRFEMMALHLLLVMRRLKGQGAEAAKLSRRLYETMVDDFEKSLLEMGAGDSGIARRVKTMARGMAGRIRAYDEALADPDEGRLEIALDNNLYGTVDPVPEGVLPAMAAYARACAGTLDAQPLESLLRGEVRFAPVPG from the coding sequence GTGTCGGGACGTTTTATCGGCGATCTGCTTGGCCGTCTGGGCCGCCGCGACCGCACCGCCGCCGCGGTGGGCGGGCTGTTCACCGCCATCGTCGCCCAGGCCCGCGAGCCGGGCTTCTACCGCGCGCTGGCCGTGCCCGACACGCTCGACGGGCGGTTCGAGATGATGGCGCTGCATCTGCTGCTGGTCATGCGCCGGCTGAAGGGGCAGGGGGCGGAGGCGGCGAAACTGTCGCGGCGCCTCTATGAGACGATGGTCGATGATTTCGAGAAATCGCTGCTGGAGATGGGAGCCGGCGACAGCGGCATCGCCCGGCGGGTCAAGACGATGGCGCGCGGCATGGCCGGGCGGATCCGCGCCTATGACGAGGCGCTGGCCGACCCCGACGAGGGCCGGCTGGAGATCGCGCTGGACAACAATCTCTATGGCACGGTGGACCCGGTGCCGGAGGGCGTGCTGCCGGCCATGGCCGCCTATGCCCGCGCCTGCGCCGGTACGCTCGACGCCCAGCCGCTGGAGTCGCTGCTGCGGGGCGAGGTCCGCTTCGCACCGGTGCCGGGCTGA
- a CDS encoding outer membrane protein assembly factor BamE: protein MTRSNFSAPRPVIHTVLLGSILFAGLAAAGCSPIVATRGNLTDPQLVAELQPGQSRRDDVAAVLGTPTSVGTFDPNVWYYIGQKTEKTAFFEPEVTERRVVVAHFDNNGVLREIKTLDKSNGQDIDLVERSTPTAGREMGFLEQMMGNVGRFSAKDTKGKGPGS from the coding sequence ATGACCAGATCGAACTTTTCCGCCCCGCGCCCCGTCATCCACACCGTCCTGCTGGGCAGCATCCTGTTCGCCGGCCTCGCCGCCGCCGGCTGCTCGCCCATCGTCGCCACCCGCGGCAACCTGACGGACCCGCAGCTGGTGGCGGAGCTCCAGCCGGGCCAGAGCCGGCGCGACGACGTCGCCGCGGTGCTGGGCACGCCGACCTCGGTCGGCACCTTCGATCCGAATGTCTGGTACTATATCGGGCAGAAGACCGAGAAGACCGCCTTCTTCGAGCCGGAGGTGACGGAGCGCCGCGTCGTCGTCGCCCATTTCGACAACAACGGCGTCCTGCGCGAAATCAAGACGCTGGACAAGTCGAACGGCCAGGACATCGATCTGGTGGAGCGCTCCACCCCCACCGCCGGCCGCGAGATGGGCTTCCTGGAACAGATGATGGGCAACGTCGGCCGCTTCTCCGCCAAGGACACCAAGGGCAAGGGCCCTGGCAGCTGA
- the ribB gene encoding 3,4-dihydroxy-2-butanone-4-phosphate synthase: MTSEFHKYLSTAEEIIEEARQGRMFILVDDEDRENEGDLVIPASCATPEAVNFMAKHGRGLICLTMDRPNIERLRLPLMAQQNASRHQTAFTVSIEAREGVTTGISAADRARTIAVAIDPASGPQDLATPGHIFPLLARDGGVLVRAGHTEASVDIARLSGHSPSAVICEIMNDDGTMSRLPDLVQFAQFHGLKVGTIADLIAYRRRTETIVEQVLAGTLDSRYGGRFQSYVYINKIQYAEHIALVRGDISGDEPVLVRMHAQSVLDDVLGDRNSGRDNDLHASMELIAKEGRGVVVLLREPNPNGLSVTLKARLEGQAGSVPELRDYGIGAQILLDLGVRKMVLISNRKKPIIGLEGYGLTVVGHRGIDPGAADPGDD, encoded by the coding sequence ATGACGTCCGAGTTTCACAAATACCTGTCGACGGCCGAAGAGATCATCGAAGAGGCGCGTCAGGGCAGGATGTTCATCCTCGTCGATGACGAGGACCGGGAGAATGAGGGCGATCTGGTGATCCCCGCCTCCTGCGCCACGCCGGAAGCGGTCAATTTCATGGCCAAGCACGGGCGCGGCCTGATCTGCCTGACCATGGACCGGCCGAACATCGAACGGCTGCGCCTGCCGCTGATGGCGCAACAGAACGCGTCCCGCCACCAGACCGCCTTCACCGTCTCGATCGAGGCGCGCGAGGGGGTCACCACCGGCATTTCCGCCGCCGACCGCGCCCGGACCATCGCCGTCGCCATCGACCCGGCGTCGGGCCCGCAGGATCTGGCCACCCCCGGCCATATCTTCCCGCTGCTGGCGCGCGACGGCGGCGTTCTGGTCCGCGCCGGCCACACCGAGGCGTCGGTCGACATCGCCCGGCTGTCGGGCCATTCCCCGTCCGCCGTGATCTGCGAGATCATGAACGATGACGGCACCATGTCCCGCCTGCCCGATCTGGTGCAGTTCGCCCAGTTCCACGGGCTGAAGGTCGGCACCATCGCCGACCTGATCGCCTACCGCCGCCGCACCGAGACCATCGTCGAGCAGGTGCTGGCCGGCACGCTCGACAGCCGCTACGGCGGCCGCTTCCAGAGCTACGTCTACATCAACAAGATCCAGTATGCCGAGCACATCGCCCTGGTGCGCGGCGACATCTCCGGCGACGAGCCGGTGCTGGTGCGCATGCATGCCCAGTCGGTGCTGGACGACGTGCTGGGCGACCGCAATTCCGGCCGCGACAACGACCTGCACGCCTCGATGGAGCTGATCGCCAAGGAAGGCCGCGGCGTCGTCGTGCTGCTGCGCGAACCGAATCCGAACGGCCTGTCGGTCACGCTGAAGGCGCGGCTGGAGGGCCAGGCCGGCAGCGTGCCGGAACTGCGCGACTATGGCATCGGCGCCCAGATCCTGCTGGATCTCGGCGTGCGCAAGATGGTGCTGATCTCCAACCGCAAGAAGCCGATCATCGGGCTGGAGGGCTATGGCCTGACCGTGGTCGGCCACCGCGGCATCGATCCGGGTGCCGCCGACCCCGGCGACGATTGA
- a CDS encoding integration host factor subunit alpha gives MSQNTVTRAQLSEAVYQEVGLSRNESADLVETVLDEISDALARGEMVKISSFGSFQVRQKGERVGRNPKTGEEVPILPRRVLVFRASHVLKHRINEVQEGGGAPTPARALS, from the coding sequence ATGTCGCAAAATACCGTCACGCGCGCTCAGTTGAGCGAAGCCGTCTATCAGGAAGTCGGTCTGTCACGCAACGAATCGGCCGACCTGGTCGAAACCGTTCTGGACGAGATTTCCGACGCCCTCGCCAGGGGGGAGATGGTGAAGATCTCCTCCTTTGGCAGTTTCCAGGTCCGCCAGAAGGGGGAGCGGGTCGGCCGCAACCCCAAGACCGGGGAAGAGGTGCCGATTCTGCCGCGCCGGGTTCTGGTGTTCCGTGCCAGCCATGTGCTGAAACACCGGATCAACGAGGTTCAGGAGGGTGGCGGGGCGCCGACGCCTGCGCGGGCGCTGTCCTGA
- a CDS encoding MerR family transcriptional regulator — translation MKSATAYRTISEVSTDLNVPQHVLRFWETKFPQVRPLKRGGGRRYYRPEDVELLRRIQALLYQDRYTIKGVQRLLKEGRMSDPTPPVPEDIDDGAEVAEFGEGAGGDEADDGGDVDHPALSDALRHEITMVVDELRSLRSVLSRLSESGAKKS, via the coding sequence ATGAAATCGGCCACCGCCTATCGCACCATCAGCGAGGTGTCGACCGACCTCAATGTGCCCCAGCATGTGCTGCGGTTCTGGGAAACCAAGTTTCCCCAGGTCCGCCCGCTGAAGCGCGGCGGTGGCCGGCGCTATTACCGGCCGGAGGATGTCGAGCTTCTGCGGCGGATCCAGGCGCTGTTGTATCAGGACCGCTACACCATCAAGGGTGTGCAGCGCCTGCTGAAGGAAGGGCGCATGTCCGACCCGACGCCGCCGGTGCCGGAGGACATCGACGATGGCGCGGAGGTCGCGGAGTTTGGTGAAGGGGCTGGCGGCGACGAGGCCGATGACGGCGGTGATGTGGATCATCCGGCCCTGTCGGACGCCTTGCGGCACGAGATCACCATGGTGGTGGACGAGCTGAGATCGCTGCGGTCGGTGCTGTCTCGGCTGTCCGAAAGCGGGGCCAAAAAAAGCTGA
- a CDS encoding YceD family protein, translated as MSPVNGAGSGAPPAPEFSRVVHADTVRRADVTETIEATEAERRALAERLELESIGGLRATVRLRAVRGGQMIRVSGKLEAEVVQTCVVTLEPVPAQVSESFEALFAPPSMVEEVGLEIDFDPSLSDEDIPEPMENNRIDIGELTAQHLSLGLDPYPHADGVEFEGYREHDDGEPEEQAVAEEPEKPNPFAVLQQLKRRD; from the coding sequence ATGAGCCCAGTGAACGGTGCGGGGAGCGGCGCCCCGCCGGCCCCCGAATTCTCGCGCGTCGTCCATGCCGACACCGTGCGCCGCGCCGACGTGACCGAAACCATCGAGGCGACGGAGGCGGAGCGCCGCGCGCTCGCCGAGCGGCTGGAGCTGGAGTCGATCGGCGGCCTGAGGGCCACGGTGAGGCTGCGCGCGGTGCGCGGCGGCCAGATGATCCGGGTGTCCGGAAAGCTGGAGGCCGAGGTCGTCCAGACCTGCGTCGTCACGCTGGAGCCGGTGCCGGCCCAGGTCAGCGAGAGTTTCGAGGCGCTGTTCGCCCCGCCGTCGATGGTGGAGGAGGTAGGGCTTGAGATCGATTTCGATCCCTCCCTGTCGGACGAGGACATTCCCGAGCCGATGGAGAACAACCGAATCGATATCGGCGAGCTGACGGCCCAGCACCTGTCGCTGGGATTGGACCCCTATCCCCATGCCGACGGCGTGGAGTTCGAGGGGTATCGCGAGCATGATGACGGAGAACCGGAGGAACAGGCGGTGGCGGAGGAGCCCGAAAAGCCGAACCCCTTCGCCGTTCTGCAACAATTGAAGCGGCGAGACTGA
- a CDS encoding riboflavin synthase, which produces MFTGIITDVGRVRAVERQGDTRFTIETAFDTETIAIGASIAHNGVCLTVIEKGPGTYVIQASGETLSKTTLDGWEPGTRVNLERALKVGDELGGHIVSGHVDGVGRLVSVRPEGESLRLTFEAPATLAKYIASKGSVAIDGVSLTVNEVEGNRFGVNIIPHTQTATTFGGLTEGDAVNLEIDMLARYVARLAGQE; this is translated from the coding sequence ATGTTCACCGGAATCATCACCGATGTCGGGCGCGTCCGGGCCGTGGAGCGGCAGGGCGACACCCGGTTCACCATCGAGACCGCCTTCGACACGGAGACGATCGCGATCGGGGCGTCCATCGCCCATAACGGCGTCTGTCTGACGGTCATCGAAAAGGGACCGGGGACCTACGTCATCCAGGCCTCGGGGGAAACCCTGTCGAAGACCACGCTCGACGGCTGGGAGCCGGGGACGCGGGTCAATCTGGAACGCGCGCTGAAGGTCGGCGACGAGTTGGGCGGCCACATCGTGTCCGGCCATGTCGACGGCGTCGGCCGGCTGGTGTCGGTCCGCCCGGAGGGCGAGTCGCTGCGCCTGACCTTCGAGGCGCCGGCCACCCTCGCCAAATACATCGCGTCGAAGGGCTCCGTCGCCATCGACGGCGTGTCGCTGACCGTCAACGAGGTCGAGGGCAACCGCTTCGGCGTCAACATCATCCCCCACACCCAGACCGCCACCACCTTCGGCGGGCTGACGGAGGGCGATGCGGTCAATCTCGAAATCGATATGCTGGCGCGCTATGTCGCCCGGCTCGCGGGGCAGGAATGA
- the rpmF gene encoding 50S ribosomal protein L32 — translation MAVPKKKTSKSRRNMRRSHHALPTSAYNECPNCGELKRPHHVCGSCGHYDQREVVQSGTAAA, via the coding sequence ATGGCTGTTCCGAAGAAGAAGACCTCCAAGTCGCGGCGCAACATGCGTCGTTCGCACCACGCTCTGCCGACCTCGGCCTACAACGAGTGCCCGAACTGCGGCGAGCTGAAGCGTCCGCACCATGTCTGCGGGTCTTGCGGCCATTACGACCAGCGTGAAGTGGTTCAGAGCGGCACCGCGGCCGCTTGA
- the ribD gene encoding bifunctional diaminohydroxyphosphoribosylaminopyrimidine deaminase/5-amino-6-(5-phosphoribosylamino)uracil reductase RibD has product MRAALALAGRGLGRTWPNPAVGCVLVRDGAVIGRGWTQPGGRPHAETEALARARACSGGAEGATAYVTLEPCNHYGRTPPCALALVEARVARVVVACQDPDPRVAGGGLARLRDAGIAVTTGLCEAEALALNEGFFNRITRNRPLVTCKIASTLDGRIATATGESQWITGPTARAWGHRLRAGHDAILVGIGTALADDPELTCRLPGLEDRSPVRVVMDSGLRLPATAKLATGARRIPTWVVTGPSPDPMRAGALAALGVEIVPAAADGDGRVDPAAALTALAARGITRLLVEGGAAVAGALLGAGLVDRLEWFRAASLIGGDGLPAVAGFGVGALAAMARFERTSVRDAGADLAESYRRIAG; this is encoded by the coding sequence ATGCGCGCCGCCCTGGCGCTCGCCGGACGCGGGCTGGGGCGGACCTGGCCCAATCCGGCGGTCGGCTGCGTGCTGGTCCGCGACGGCGCGGTCATCGGACGCGGCTGGACACAGCCCGGCGGCCGCCCCCATGCCGAGACCGAGGCGCTGGCCCGCGCCCGCGCATGTTCCGGTGGAGCGGAAGGCGCCACCGCCTATGTCACGCTGGAGCCCTGCAATCATTATGGCAGGACGCCGCCCTGCGCCCTGGCGCTGGTCGAGGCCAGGGTGGCCCGCGTCGTCGTCGCCTGCCAGGATCCCGACCCTCGGGTCGCCGGCGGCGGGCTGGCCCGGCTGCGCGATGCCGGCATCGCCGTGACCACCGGCCTGTGCGAGGCCGAGGCGCTGGCCCTCAACGAGGGGTTCTTCAACCGGATCACGCGGAACCGCCCGCTGGTCACCTGCAAGATCGCCAGCACGCTGGACGGCCGCATCGCCACCGCGACCGGCGAATCGCAATGGATCACCGGCCCGACCGCGCGCGCCTGGGGCCACCGGCTGCGCGCCGGGCATGACGCCATCCTGGTCGGCATCGGCACCGCCCTGGCCGACGATCCCGAGCTGACTTGCCGCCTGCCCGGCCTGGAGGACCGCAGCCCGGTGCGGGTGGTGATGGACAGCGGCCTGCGCCTGCCGGCGACGGCGAAGCTCGCCACCGGCGCCCGCCGCATCCCGACCTGGGTCGTCACCGGCCCCTCTCCCGACCCCATGCGGGCCGGGGCGCTGGCCGCCCTGGGGGTGGAGATCGTTCCGGCCGCCGCCGACGGCGATGGCCGCGTCGATCCCGCCGCCGCACTGACCGCGCTCGCCGCCCGCGGCATCACCCGCCTTCTGGTCGAAGGCGGCGCGGCGGTGGCCGGCGCCCTGCTCGGCGCCGGCCTGGTCGACCGGCTGGAGTGGTTTCGCGCCGCCTCGCTGATCGGCGGCGACGGACTGCCGGCGGTCGCCGGCTTCGGAGTCGGGGCGCTGGCCGCCATGGCGCGCTTCGAGCGCACCTCCGTCCGCGACGCCGGGGCCGATCTGGCCGAGAGCTACCGCCGGATCGCCGGCTGA
- the thiL gene encoding thiamine-phosphate kinase yields the protein MSGKHPPHPAPLPGGRRENHPLGEFGRIARFFKPLAAGFPGARGLRDDAAVFGVPEGRELVVTTDAMVAGVHFFPDDTPADIAAKLMRSNLSDLAAMGAEPLAYTLVTALPRGLDPSWLEGFAAGLGEEQRSFGIALAGGDSVSTSGPITLSVTAFGLVPSGRALPRWGGRVGDCVFVTGSIGDAALGLEIAYGRLDMPDEETRAHLLGRLRRPDPRMSVGPRLIGLAGGAMDVSDGLVADLGHLCEESGCAALLRADAVPLSEAARGAIDGDPARLALAITGGDDYELLFTAPPALRADLAALAADCGVAITEIGALQPGTPGQVTVLDAAGAPLPLARRGWDHF from the coding sequence ATATCCGGCAAGCATCCCCCTCACCCCGCCCCTCTCCCCGGGGGGAGGAGGGAGAATCACCCCCTCGGCGAGTTCGGCCGCATCGCCCGGTTCTTCAAGCCGCTGGCCGCCGGCTTTCCCGGTGCCCGCGGCCTGCGCGACGATGCCGCCGTGTTCGGCGTGCCGGAGGGGCGGGAACTGGTGGTCACCACCGACGCCATGGTCGCCGGGGTGCATTTCTTCCCCGACGACACGCCGGCCGACATCGCCGCCAAGCTGATGCGCAGCAACCTGTCGGACCTCGCCGCCATGGGGGCGGAGCCGTTGGCCTACACGCTGGTCACCGCCCTGCCCCGTGGGCTGGATCCCTCCTGGCTGGAGGGCTTCGCCGCCGGTCTGGGCGAGGAGCAGCGCAGCTTCGGCATCGCGCTCGCCGGCGGCGATTCGGTCTCGACCAGCGGCCCGATCACCCTGTCGGTCACCGCCTTCGGGCTGGTCCCCAGCGGCCGCGCCCTGCCGCGCTGGGGCGGGCGTGTCGGCGACTGCGTCTTCGTCACCGGCAGCATCGGCGACGCCGCCCTGGGGCTGGAGATCGCCTATGGCCGGCTCGACATGCCGGACGAGGAAACCCGCGCCCACCTGCTGGGGCGCCTGCGCCGTCCCGACCCGCGGATGAGCGTCGGACCGCGCCTGATCGGGCTGGCCGGCGGGGCGATGGACGTGTCGGACGGGCTGGTCGCCGACCTCGGCCATCTCTGCGAGGAATCCGGCTGCGCCGCGCTGCTGCGGGCCGATGCGGTGCCGCTGTCCGAGGCGGCGCGCGGGGCCATCGACGGCGACCCGGCGCGGCTGGCGCTCGCCATCACCGGCGGCGACGATTACGAGCTTCTGTTCACCGCCCCGCCGGCCCTCCGCGCCGATCTGGCGGCCCTGGCTGCCGACTGTGGAGTCGCGATCACCGAAATCGGCGCGCTCCAGCCCGGCACGCCCGGCCAGGTCACGGTGCTGGACGCCGCCGGTGCGCCACTGCCGCTGGCCCGGCGCGGCTGGGACCATTTCTGA
- the ribH gene encoding 6,7-dimethyl-8-ribityllumazine synthase, which produces MTDTPHIMVVDARVHEDIADELARGAVAELDRAGATHIRYGVPGCLELPAAIMYAIRSMDFFTARKRFDGYVALGCVIRGETTRYETICAESARGLQDLALRYSLAVGNGILTVENREQAWARANVGSVNMGGRAARACLDMIDLKRKFRLYPR; this is translated from the coding sequence ATGACCGACACGCCCCATATCATGGTCGTGGACGCCCGCGTCCACGAGGACATCGCCGATGAGCTGGCGCGTGGCGCCGTCGCGGAACTCGACCGCGCCGGCGCCACGCATATCCGTTATGGTGTGCCCGGCTGCCTGGAACTGCCGGCGGCGATCATGTACGCCATCCGCTCGATGGATTTCTTCACCGCCCGCAAGCGTTTCGACGGTTACGTCGCGCTGGGCTGCGTGATCCGGGGCGAGACGACACGGTACGAAACGATCTGCGCCGAAAGCGCCCGCGGATTGCAGGATCTGGCCCTGCGCTACAGTCTGGCGGTTGGAAACGGCATCCTGACGGTGGAAAACCGCGAGCAGGCCTGGGCGCGGGCCAATGTCGGATCGGTCAATATGGGCGGGCGCGCGGCGCGGGCCTGTCTTGACATGATTGACCTGAAGCGCAAATTCCGCCTCTATCCGCGCTGA
- the nusB gene encoding transcription antitermination factor NusB yields the protein MSNDDAGRPVTPEHASKGADTKGKSKSRRNKTGGGSAKARRKAARLAAAQALYQIDLAQAPVENVVGEFVAHRLGEEIDGDKFVAGDPQLFADIVRGAIHRRAEVDGVLGAALDPRFPLDRLELLLRAILRAGAYEIAVHLDTHPRILISEYVDVARAFFSGREPAMVNGVLDHVARALRADDLAKPDPGRGAAEE from the coding sequence ATGAGCAACGACGACGCGGGCCGCCCCGTGACACCCGAACACGCCTCCAAGGGCGCCGACACCAAGGGCAAATCGAAGTCCCGCAGGAACAAGACCGGCGGCGGTTCCGCCAAGGCGCGGCGCAAGGCCGCCCGTCTGGCCGCCGCCCAGGCGCTGTACCAGATCGATCTGGCCCAGGCCCCGGTCGAGAATGTCGTCGGCGAGTTCGTCGCCCACCGGCTGGGCGAGGAGATCGACGGCGACAAGTTCGTCGCCGGCGATCCGCAGCTGTTCGCCGACATCGTGCGCGGCGCGATCCACCGCCGCGCCGAGGTCGACGGGGTGCTGGGCGCCGCCCTCGACCCGCGCTTCCCGCTCGACCGGCTGGAGCTGCTGCTGCGCGCCATCCTGCGCGCCGGCGCCTATGAGATCGCGGTCCATCTCGACACCCACCCGCGCATCCTGATCAGCGAGTATGTCGACGTCGCCCGCGCCTTCTTCTCCGGCCGCGAGCCGGCGATGGTGAACGGCGTGCTCGACCATGTCGCCCGCGCCCTGCGCGCCGACGACCTCGCCAAGCCCGACCCCGGCCGCGGCGCGGCCGAGGAGTGA